Proteins from one Falco naumanni isolate bFalNau1 chromosome 2, bFalNau1.pat, whole genome shotgun sequence genomic window:
- the DCUN1D5 gene encoding DCN1-like protein 5 isoform X1 — MEKFCEDIGVEPENIIMLVLAWKLEAESMGFFTKEEWLKGMTSLQCDCTEKLQSKFDFLQSQLNDFSSFKNIYRYAFDFARDKDQRSLDIDTAKSMLALLLGRTWPLFSVFYQYLEQSKYRVMNKDQWYNVLEFSRTVHADLSNYDEDGAWPVLLDEFVEWQKVRQAS; from the exons ATGGAAAAGTTCTGTGAAGACATCGGTGTTGAGCCTGAAAAT atTATTATGTTAGTTTTGGCCTGGAAACTAGAGGCTGAAAGCATGGGATTTTTTACCAAGGAAGAATGGTTAAAAGGAATGACCTCTTTACA gtgtgactgtacagaaaaattacagagTAAATTTGACTTCTTGCAGTCACAATTGAATGACTTTTCATCCTTTAAGAATATCTACAGATATGCCTTTGATTTTGCAAGG GATAAAGACCAGCGAAGTCTTGATATTGATACTGCAAAATCCATGTTAGCTCTTCTGCTTGGAAGAACTTGGCcactgttttcagtattttatcaaTACTTGGAG CAATCGAAGTACAGAGTTATGAACAAGGATCAGTGGTACAATGTGCTCGAGTTTAGCAGAACTGTCCATGCAGATCTTAGCAACTATGATGAAGATGGTGCAT GGCCTGTGCTTCTGGATGAATTTGTTGAATGGCAAAAAGTTCGTCAAGCGTCCTAG